The Funiculus sociatus GB2-C1 genomic sequence AACTTCCCCAATTTAGTTACCACCCCCTTAATTGGAGATATTCGCTCTTTTTCCCGAATGCAGGACATATTCAACACCTGGAAACCAGAAATTGTCTTCCATGCTGCCGCCCACAAACACGTACCCTTGATGCAACATAACCCCACAGAAGCCCTTGAAAATAACGCCCTTGGTTCTGCCCAATTAGCAGCTTTAGCTGATGCCTGCAAAGTAGAAACATTCGTCATGATTTCTACAGATAAAGCTGTTGACCCCTCTAACTTCATGGGCTTAAGTAAACGCTTAGCAGAACTCATGGTAAAAGCATATGCCGCCAAAAGTCACACCCGCTTTCTTGTCGTGCGATTTGGCAACGTTTTAGGCAGTCGCGGCAGCGTCGTGCCTATATTCCAACAGCAAATTGCCAGAGGCGGCCCCGTTACTGTCACCGACAAGTCAATGACCCGCTACTTTATGACCACTCCTGAAGCCGCGCAGTTGGTAATTCACAGCCTTGCCGTGGGAAAATCAGGGCAAACTTTAATCTTAGATATGGGTCAGCCAGTCAACATTTTTGAACTAGCCGAACAAATGATTCACTTGGCAGGTCTTACCCCAAATATTGATATTCCTATCTGCATCACTGGTTTGCGTCCAGGGGAAAAATTACATGAATCTTTAATAAATTCTCATGAAAAAGTCATGCTTACAGAACACCCCAAAATTTTGGCAGTTTTTAGTCACTTGCCGCCAGCAGAAGCAGCTTTATCAGAGGTCATAACTACTCTAAAAGAAGCAATAACAAATCGTTTACCTGCTGATGAACTGTGGGCAATGGCTCAAAAATGTATACTTACCCTAGAAGCCAAAATTTCTAAGATATAATTTTTTTACATTCATCAAAAATTTTTACATATAATTGAGTTTTATATAACAAGTATTGTCAATCATCCATGAGTGTAGTAAGCATTTAATAAAACTCGATCGCCACCAGCAAGGGCAGTGGCACCCCAAAAGACACATAAGATAAACTATCTACCAAGGGTCATGAAGAATGTCTCTCTAGAAGCTAACGGTAGAATTTTTTTCATTGCCCACTTGCACATCGCGCATTAGAGGAAGAACTTTCCATGACCAATTTCACTCCTAAAGTAAAGCGACTGAATACAGGCGGGCAGGATCAGGTAAAGCTTGGTGTTGCTCTGCAAAAACAAGGGCGGATGGATGAAGCTTTAGCACAATTTAAGTCAGTCTTGCAAGACAATCCGACATCAATGCGGGCTAATCTGGGTGCTGGAAATATTGAGTTCAAGCAAAAACATTACGATGAAGCTCTTGTCTATTATCAAGCAGCAATAAGATTAGATCCCTTGAAGCCGATGCCCATACTGAAAGCTGGGAAGGCTTATTTGAAGCAGCGGAATTGGGACAAAGCTTTGGAGCAGTTTAAAACCGTTGTTAGCCTTGACCCGAAAGCCATCCAAGCTTATACAGGTTTGGGTCAGGTGCTGGCGAGGCAAGGGAAGTATGAGCAAGCCATACAGGAGTTTCGTAAGGCTCTAAGTTTAGACCCCCAGATGCTAATGATTCGCATCCGCTTGGCTCAAGCTTATATTGACCAGGAGAAGCTTGCAGAAGCTGCTTCTGAGCTAAAAACTGCAATTAATATCAATCCCCAAAAGTGGATTAGTTATGCTGAATTGGGGCGCGTCTATTTGAAACAGAATAACTACGGTGCTGCTTCGGAGGTATTACGTCAAGCAGTTGAGCTGAACCCCGATGTACCATCTGGTGTCCGATTAAGCTTGGTAGAAGCTTTGATTCAAGAAAATAAACTGGAAGAGGCTGCTACGCTTCTTAGAGAAGTACCTCAGACCAAACAGCTTGCACCCCGTCAGCATAAGCTTTGGGGAGATATTTACCATCGTCAAGGTCTACACCGGGAGGCTACAGAGGCATACCGTGCTGCTACGCTCTTAGCCGCCGAGGGTGACGCTGATAGCGACATTATGGATAATCTAGAGGCACTGGAAGACCAAGATGATGATGGATGGGAGGAACTGGCAGAGTCTTATAAGTCATCAGCAGATAGCCTCGTCTCTGAAAATCGTAAAGGTCGGCGGCGGATGAGGTAAAAAGGAAAAAGGCCCAATGTGCAACTAAGATTAGCCCCTCTTACCTCCTCAAACTGGTTCGCTGGCGAACCAGAGATGAAGAAAAAGTTTTTTTTGACGGGGAAGATAAGGAAAACTTTTTACTCACGGGGGTAGGGGTATTTAACGAAGAGTGCAGCTGACGTGTTAATTCCTCCTTGCCCCCCTTGTTTAGGGGGGTGATATAACTGTTCTGATTGGGAAAGTTGCACATCGCGTCAAAAGGCAAAATAAAGAATTATTCAATTTTTCCTTTTTATTACCCATTAGCCATTGATATGATCATCGCTCAACTGTTTAACGTTGCTAATCTGTTTGTTCTGCCTTTCTGGGCGCTGATGATTCTGCTGCCCAACTGGGGCGTGACCAAGCGGGTTATGGAATCTTATCTCCCATTTGTGGCGTTAGCTGGTCTGTATATCTATCTGTTTGTAGCGTCAATTACGCCAGAATCTGCCGCCGCTTTGTCGAATCCTCAACTGGCTGACATTGCACAATTTTTTGCAGATGAAACAGCTGCTGCTACTGGGTGGATTCATTTTCTGGTGATGGATTTGTTCGTGGGTCGCTATATTTATTTGGAGGGTCAGCGGACTGGTATCTGGACAATCCATTCGCTGCTGCTATGTTTATTTGCAGGGCCGATGGGATTGCTTTCTCATATTTTGACTTACTGGGTGAGGCAGAAGTTTTTCTCACCAACCGTAACTGATGCAACTTCCTCGGCTCCGAACCCCCAAGCATAATACAATTTTGGATTTTGTGGGGGCGAAGGAGTCTCTGGGTTTCCGATAATTTGGGATTAACATCTAGCGGTGTAAAACCTTCATTTCAATGTTGTCACAAATCTAAAATCAAAAATTAAGTCACTACCCAATTGAGAGATAAATTTATGCGGACTCTAGCTGTTGACATTGGCGGCAGTGGCATCAAGGCAATAATTTTAGACGAAGATGGACAGCCGCTGACTGAACGGTCTCGTGTAGACACCCCAAACCCTCCTGTGCCAGAGGTTGTAATGGATGCGATCGCGACCCTTGTTAGCTCTCAAGGTGAGTTTGACCGCGTATCTGTGGGCTTTCCTGGCGTAGTTCGCTCTGGTGTCACTAAGACAGCCGTAAATTTGTCTCCAAATTGGATCGGGTTCGATCTAGCAACAGCACTATGCGATCGCTTAAAAACACCAGTAGCGGTGGTTAATGATGCCGATATGCAAGGTCTGGGGGCGATTTCAGGATCGGGTGTAGAACTAACGATCACTCTGGGAACAGGCTTTGGTTCGGCTTTGTTTGTGGAAGGATTACTGGTGCCAAACCTGGAACTTGGGCACCATCAGTTTCGCAAAGGGGAAACCTATGAGGAACAGTTGGGACGTGCCGCTTTAGATAAAGTCGGTGAGAAAAAATGGAATTCTCGTCTCGAAAAAGCGATCGCGTCTCTGCAAAATCTGTTTAACTATGATTACCTTTACATCGGCGGCGGTGAAGCCAAAAAAGTAACTCTCAACTTACCACTAAATGTCAAAATTGTTCCTAATGTAACTGGTTTATTGGGCGGAATTGCGTTGTGGCGAGATTAGATAGGGATGTTAAAAAATCTTACTTCTGACTCTATAACTACTGGCTACCATGTCTTTTGCACATGATTTAGAAATCTCGCAAGATGTACTGGAAGATGTTATATTTCCTCCAGGGGATTTAGATAGTGATGAACCGCCTTTGGAAAGTGAATTGCACCTGCGGCAAATGGTGCTGCTGATTCAATGTCTGGAATGGTGGTGGCGTGATCGCATGGATTTTTATGCCTGCGGTAATCTCACCATCTACTACAGTCCTCGCCAGCGCAAGTCTGAGCAGTTCCGAGGGCCAGATTTTTTTGTAGTGTTGGGTACCCAACGCAAACCGCGAAAAAGTTGGGTGGTTTGGGAAGAAGATGGCAAATATCCCAATGTAATTGTAGAAATTCTCTCTTCCAAAACTGCCGCAACTGATCGAGGCTTGAAAAAGCAAATTTACCAAGATATTTTCCGCACTCCTGACTATTTCGGGTTTAGTCCTGATAGCCTTGAATTTAAAGGGTTTCATTTATTAGATGGTCGCTACCAGGAACTTGAGCCTAAAGCTAATGGCTGGTTGTGGAGCCAGCAACTAGAGCTATATTTGGGCATTCACGAGTCAAGGTTACGTTTCTTTACGGCTGAAGGGCAGTTAATCCCAACTCCAGAGGAAATGGCACAACAGGAACGACAGCAGAAGGAACAAGCTGAGCAACAAGTGGCAGAAATGGAGGCGTTGTTAGTTCGCTATCGGGAACGCTTTGGTGAATTGCCTGCGTAAATTAAAAGGTTTGGTTTCAAGAGGGCGGCATATCTAACCCTTTATATCCAGCGATCGCTTTAGCCCTGTTGTCGCTCCTGAAGGGAATATCCCTGTCGCGAAGATATTCATTTTACATAACTTTATCTTGTGCCTTAACTTTGAAAAATTGGATTATCGTGAACTTCTATTAAAGCTGGTGCGAACCGAGGCGCGGCGTTACCTCTCGCTTTTGCATTAATCTCGATGGTAAACTCTGCGCCTTCCCCTAATTGAGAGTCACACTTGAGCCTCCCTTGATGTTTTTCGACAACAATTTGATAGCTAATAGATAGCCCTAGTCCGGTTCCTTTTCCTACTGGTTTTGTGGTAAAAAAGGGGTCAAAGAGATGCTCTTTCACGTAAGGTGTAATGCCTTTACCATTATCGGCAATCCGAATTACTATCAATTGGGAATTGGGAATTAGGGATTTGAGATTAGTTTCTTCCTGATATCTGACTTCTGTAGCGATCCGGATTTGCGGAGTGAAGGAAGAACCTTCATTTATTTTTTCTTCTAAAGCATCGATTGCATTGTTCAAAATATTCATAAATACCTGATTTAACTGACCTGGATAACAAGCTACTAAGGGCAATTTATCAAATTCTTTAATTACTTCAATTGCTGGCCTATTAGGCTGTTCTTTCAGGCGGTTTTCTAAAATCATCAAGGTACTTTCAATTCCAGAGTGTAAATCGGCTTCTTTAATTTCAGCTTCGTCAAGCCGCGAGAAGTTCCGCATAGAAACGACAATTTCTTTAATGCGGGTTGCTCCTGTTCTCATTGACCAGAGCAATTTGAGAAAGTCCCTTTTAAGAAAATCAAGGTCGAGGGCGGCAATTTCGTTTTGAATTTCGTTAGATGGCTGGGGGTAGTGGCTTTGATAGAGAGAAATTATTTTTAGTAAATTTGAGGCATATTCAATGGCAGGGGTGACATTGCCATAGATAAAACTTGTAGGATTGTTAATTTCGTGGGCGATGCCAGCAGCCAGTTGACCGAGGGATGCCATTTTTTCTTTTTGCACCAGCTGGACTTGGGCGCTTTTGAGTTCGTGCAGAGCAATTTCAAGCTCTTGAGATTTTTCTCTTTCTCGTGCTTCTGATTCTTGCAAAGCGGCTTCTGCTTGTTTGCGTTCGGCCATTTCAGTTTGAAGGATAGAAAGTGTTTTTGATAACTCGGCAGTGCGATCGCTTACCCGAATTTCTAAATCATCGTAGGCGTTGCGTAAGGCTTCTTCGGCTCGCTGACGTTCACCAATCTCGCTTTGGAGTTCCCGGTTAACTGCTTCTAATTGTTCTGGCGTTTTCAGAGCTAGAAATTGCGGCAGCAGCGTTACCATTTGTAGAGCTGTATAGCAGGAAACCAGAGCGGTAATGGCTTGCTCGACCCCTGTCAGCCAGTAAGTAGGATGCCAGAGAGTCCAAATTTCCATCAAGTGACCTGTTCCACAGAGAATGATGAAAGCTCCAAATAAAGCAAATATTCCTTGAAAGGGAATATCTTGCCGTTCGTGGATAAAATACAGGAGCATTGCCGGAATTGAAAAGTAAGCGATCGCAATAAACAAGTCCGAAAGGAGGTGAAGCCATACCAGTTTAGTTTGCCAAAGGTAACAGTGACCGTGAGGAATAAACTGAGTTGATGAAAATAACTCCTTTAAGAGTTCCCACATTTTTTTATTTTTTTTTATTTTCTATCTACTTTAGTTATAAAATAGCCATTTTTAAAATGCCAAGAGTAATTATACTTACCTCGGTAATAATGCTTTTGAATTTATCTCAATTATAAATTCTGTACCTTTTCCTAAATGAGAGTTACACCTAATTTTTCCTTGATGGTTTTCTACAACGATTTGATAACTAATTGATAGCCCCAATCCCGTGCTTTTACCTCCAGGCTTGGTTGTAAAAAATGGGTCAAATATATGTTTTCTTATATGAGGCAAAATACCTTTACCATTGTCAGTAATCCGAACAATAACTTTATTTTTTGAAACTTTTCTTTTATCAGTCTCAATTGGTTCAGCGTTGCTAACCAAGGATAGATGGTTGCTGACAATCTGTGTGCTAATCCAAATCTGGGGATTAAAAGATAAATCTTCTTTCATCCTTTCTTCCAGGGCATCAATGGCATTAGCCAAAATATTCATAAATACCTGATTTAACTGACCTGGATAGCAATCCACTAATGGCAACTTTCCGTAGTTTTTAATTACCTCAATAGCAGCTCTACTAGGCTGTTCTTTCAGGCGGTTTTCTAAAATCATCAATGTACTTTCAAGACCAGAATGCAGGTCAGCTTTCTTCATTTTGCCTTGGTCAATGCGAGAAAAATAGTGCAAGGCACAGATAATTTCTTTGATGCGATCTGCACCGCTTTTCATTGACGAAAGTAATTTCGGAAAATCTGTCTTCAAAAAATCGAGATCGAGGTTTTTAATCTCCGATGAAATTGCTGTAGGGGGTGTGGGATAATGCTGTTGATAAAGTTCAATTAGCCGAGTTAAGTTTTGGGCGTATTCATTAGCCGGAGTAATATTGCCGTAGATGAAGCTGATGGGGTTGTTGATTTCATGAGCAATACCAGCAACGAGTTGACCGAGGGATGCCATTTTTTCTTTTTGCACAAGGTGTACTTGGGCGTTTTGGAGTTCGTTCAGGGCAATTTCTAGGTCGGTTCGTTGGTGCCTTTCTCGTGCTTCCGATTCTCGCAAAGCAATTTCTACCTGTTTGCGATCGCTAATGTCTTTATGAGTACCTGTCATCCTCATCGGATTGCCGCTTTCATCCCGCTGTGTCACCTTGGCATGAGACAAAATCCACTTCCATTCTCCTGATTTAGATTGCATCCGAAATTCTATTTCATAGGCGGGAATGCTACCTTCCAGATAAGCGTTCAAAACTGCCATTGCTCTAGGCAAATCTTCTGGATGTATTAGATATTGCCAAGATTGAAAATTGTTTTCAACCTCCTCTACTGCATACCCCAAAATTCCCTTCCAATGCGCGTCGAAATAAACTTCGTGGGTGCGAATATTCCAATCCCACAAACCTAAAGCACTGCCTTCTAATGCCATCTGCAAGCGTTCTTCACCTAGCCGCAAAGCAGCTTCTACGTGTTTGCGCTGCCAAAACAAACTTAGCTGAGTCGCAACAGCCTTTACTAACTCAATCAAACGCAAATCTTGACCGGTTTTGTTTCGTTTAAAGAAAACTAAAACCGCCAACACTTGATTATCAACTACAATCGGCACGCCAAAACTAGCTTTTAATCCGGTACTTGCTGCAATTGAAGAACGTAGAA encodes the following:
- a CDS encoding Uma2 family endonuclease, whose protein sequence is MSFAHDLEISQDVLEDVIFPPGDLDSDEPPLESELHLRQMVLLIQCLEWWWRDRMDFYACGNLTIYYSPRQRKSEQFRGPDFFVVLGTQRKPRKSWVVWEEDGKYPNVIVEILSSKTAATDRGLKKQIYQDIFRTPDYFGFSPDSLEFKGFHLLDGRYQELEPKANGWLWSQQLELYLGIHESRLRFFTAEGQLIPTPEEMAQQERQQKEQAEQQVAEMEALLVRYRERFGELPA
- a CDS encoding ABA4-like family protein, with the protein product MIIAQLFNVANLFVLPFWALMILLPNWGVTKRVMESYLPFVALAGLYIYLFVASITPESAAALSNPQLADIAQFFADETAAATGWIHFLVMDLFVGRYIYLEGQRTGIWTIHSLLLCLFAGPMGLLSHILTYWVRQKFFSPTVTDATSSAPNPQA
- a CDS encoding tetratricopeptide repeat protein, producing MTNFTPKVKRLNTGGQDQVKLGVALQKQGRMDEALAQFKSVLQDNPTSMRANLGAGNIEFKQKHYDEALVYYQAAIRLDPLKPMPILKAGKAYLKQRNWDKALEQFKTVVSLDPKAIQAYTGLGQVLARQGKYEQAIQEFRKALSLDPQMLMIRIRLAQAYIDQEKLAEAASELKTAININPQKWISYAELGRVYLKQNNYGAASEVLRQAVELNPDVPSGVRLSLVEALIQENKLEEAATLLREVPQTKQLAPRQHKLWGDIYHRQGLHREATEAYRAATLLAAEGDADSDIMDNLEALEDQDDDGWEELAESYKSSADSLVSENRKGRRRMR
- a CDS encoding ROK family protein; translation: MRTLAVDIGGSGIKAIILDEDGQPLTERSRVDTPNPPVPEVVMDAIATLVSSQGEFDRVSVGFPGVVRSGVTKTAVNLSPNWIGFDLATALCDRLKTPVAVVNDADMQGLGAISGSGVELTITLGTGFGSALFVEGLLVPNLELGHHQFRKGETYEEQLGRAALDKVGEKKWNSRLEKAIASLQNLFNYDYLYIGGGEAKKVTLNLPLNVKIVPNVTGLLGGIALWRD
- a CDS encoding sensor histidine kinase, whose product is MWELLKELFSSTQFIPHGHCYLWQTKLVWLHLLSDLFIAIAYFSIPAMLLYFIHERQDIPFQGIFALFGAFIILCGTGHLMEIWTLWHPTYWLTGVEQAITALVSCYTALQMVTLLPQFLALKTPEQLEAVNRELQSEIGERQRAEEALRNAYDDLEIRVSDRTAELSKTLSILQTEMAERKQAEAALQESEAREREKSQELEIALHELKSAQVQLVQKEKMASLGQLAAGIAHEINNPTSFIYGNVTPAIEYASNLLKIISLYQSHYPQPSNEIQNEIAALDLDFLKRDFLKLLWSMRTGATRIKEIVVSMRNFSRLDEAEIKEADLHSGIESTLMILENRLKEQPNRPAIEVIKEFDKLPLVACYPGQLNQVFMNILNNAIDALEEKINEGSSFTPQIRIATEVRYQEETNLKSLIPNSQLIVIRIADNGKGITPYVKEHLFDPFFTTKPVGKGTGLGLSISYQIVVEKHQGRLKCDSQLGEGAEFTIEINAKARGNAAPRFAPALIEVHDNPIFQS